One stretch of Malus domestica chromosome 14, GDT2T_hap1 DNA includes these proteins:
- the LOC139191576 gene encoding uncharacterized protein: MSGPSDRRFDLNLGEETATPSPDNIWRPSFISPTGPLTVGDSVMKNDMTAAVVARNLLTPKDNRLLSKRSDELAVKDSLALSVQCAGSVSNMAQRLFARTRQVESLAAEVMSLKQEIRGLKHENKQLHRLAHDYATNMKRKLDQMKESDGKVLLDHQRFVGLFQRHLLPSSSGAVPGNEASNDEPPMPPPSGVLSSTEAPDNHPPVLSLSGALPTAETSPKQPL, translated from the coding sequence atgtctggaccctccgaccgtcgttttgacttgaaccttggagaagagacagccacgccttctccagacaacatatggcgcccatccttcatatcccctactggtcctcttaccgttggggattctgtgatgaagaatgatatgaccgctgcagtggtggccaggaaccttctcactcccaaagataacagactactttccaaacggtctgatgagttggctgttaaggactctctggctcttagtgttcagtgtgcaggttctgtgtctaatatggcccaacgcctatttgctagaacccgccaagttgaatcattggctgctgaagtgatgagtctcaaacaggagattagagggctcaagcatgagaataagcagttgcaccggctcgcccatgactatgctacaaacatgaagaggaagcttgaccagatgaaggaatctgatggtaaggttttacttgatcatcagcggtttgtgggtttgttccaaaggcatttattgccttcgtcctctggggctgtacctggtaatgaagcttcaaatgatgaacctccaatgcctcctccttctggggttttgtcaagtactgaggctccggataaccaccctccggtgctttctctttctggggctctaccgactgctgagacttcccctaagcaacctttgtga